The Montipora capricornis isolate CH-2021 chromosome 3, ASM3666992v2, whole genome shotgun sequence genome window below encodes:
- the LOC138043048 gene encoding coiled-coil domain-containing protein 149-like isoform X2, protein MTLARSEREWTILVNEYNICKKKLNSKREALKILTSDLELCQRERDIYKNKIKQLLKEVDDFKRKQEEQEIKQAQKSSSFSPAKKRGSLFSGNSVWEQELQNVRERKQKTLSQLLCESRGENKALKKDLAELHQLYHDSQEDIQLLRDVIAKQKNCKNSIRAGDDGLDPRQDLVSQLEKSQEKMMKLERDKVAISDEKAEVATERDHYKDKSERLNTQLNFILGADDRRLVDIDSILMENRYLKEQIKQLKEEKSMAVSALARYKNTFEKRKNKILKAQFPASYANTPKHAMPSLISDLIGHLSSSSPVPSTVADLQFLANSLSETLSEKDVALQHLRSANKILGHRVAELEKKLKTLEVSGLWSLQGHRGYGSTEVDELQLQALIPEQERQANGHDEDDQRAANENEQRESEPNSPSSPEWGVTDRGSTFDLNSLQGEVEEGMLVNVSGGSGDELEELTYLELSNVSDDYVHNQLDDVTPCRNRAVDVRNSCTKVEDHEEKSCNSEEQARLPENFNGEFETGVDSHCNRINDASHSLNVNETLEQAQHHSDEVGLE, encoded by the exons ATGACTTTGGCGAGAAGTGAGAGAGAATGGACCATTCTGGTGAACGAA tacaacatttgtaaaaagaaattaaacagtAAACGAGAGGCCCTTAAGATTCTCACCAGTGACTTGGAACTATGCCAGAGAGAAAGGGatatttacaaaaacaaaataaaacagctG CTGAAGGAGGTTGATGATTTCAAGAGGAAACAGGAGGAACAAGAAATTAAGCAAGCTCAAAAATCTAGTTCATTTTCACCTGCAAAAAAA AGGGGGTCGTTGTTCTCTGGTAACAGTGTATGGGAACAAGAACTTCAGAATGTCagagaaagaaaacagaag ACTCTATCACAGCTGTTGTGTGAATCACGTGGTGAAAACAAAGCCCTGAAAAAAGACTTGGCTGAATTACATCAACTGTACCATGATTCTCAAGAGGACATTCAACTTTTGCGTGATGTAATAGCGAAGCAAAAGAACTGCAAGAACAGCATAAGAGCTGGTGATGATGGCTTAGACCCACGTCAAGATCTTGTATCTCAACTGGAAAAAAGCCAAGAAAAG ATGATGAAGTTGGAAAGAGATAAAGTGGCTATAAGTGATGAGAAAGCAGAGGTGGCTACAGAG AGGGATCATTACAAGGACAAGTCAGAAAGACTCAACACACAGTTGAATTTCATTCTTGGAGCTGATGACAGACGATTGGTTGACATAGATTCTATTTTGATGGAGAATAG GTATTTAAAAGAGCAAATAAAGCaattaaaagaagagaaaagtaTGGCAGTTTCTGCTTTGGCTCGGTACAAG AACACTTTTGAAAAGCGCAAGAACAAGATACTAAAAGCACAATTCCCAGCATCTTATGCCAACACTCCTAAGCAcg CTATGCCGTCACTTATCTCGGATCTCATCGGACACCTTAGTTCCAGTTCCCCGGTTCCTTCCACCGTTGCTGATTTACAGTTTTTGGCGAATTCGCTATCAGAAACATTGTCTGAAAAAGACGTCGCTCTGCAGCACCTGAGAAGTGCTAACAA GATCCTAGGCCACCGAGTGGCTGAACTCGAGAAGAAACTGAAGACTTTAGAGGTGTCAGGCCTGTGGTCACTGCAAG GTCACCGTGGATACGGGTCAACTGAAGTAGACGAGCTGCAACTGCAAGCGTTGATTCCGGAACAAGAGCGACAAGCAAATGGCCACGATGAGGATGATCAACGTGCCGCAAACGAAAATGAACAAAGAGAAAGCGAACCAAATTCCCCCTCGTCCCCTGAGTGGGGTGTGACTGATAGGGGTTCCACCTTTGATCTGAACTCTCTTCAGGGGGAGGTAGAGGAAGGAATGTTAGTCAATGTCTCAGGAGGCTCTGGAGATGAACTGGAAGAGCTCACTTACCTGGAGTTGAGTAATGTTAGCGATGATTATGTCCACAACCAACTGGATGATGTAACGCCGTGTAGAAATAGGGCCGTTGATGTCCGTAATAGTTGTACAAAAGTTGAAGACCATGAAGAAAAATCCTGCAATAGTGAAGAACAAGCAAGACTTCCAGAAAATTTTAATGGTGAATTTGAAACTGGTGTGGATTCACATTGCAACCGCATAAACGATGCCTCGCATTCTTTAAATGTAAATGAAACACTGGAACAGGCACAACACCACAGCGATGAAGTGGGTCTGGAATAA
- the LOC138043048 gene encoding coiled-coil domain-containing protein 149-like isoform X1 — MTLARSEREWTILVNEYNICKKKLNSKREALKILTSDLELCQRERDIYKNKIKQLLKEVDDFKRKQEEQEIKQAQKSSSFSPAKKVRSLNTRGSLFSGNSVWEQELQNVRERKQKTLSQLLCESRGENKALKKDLAELHQLYHDSQEDIQLLRDVIAKQKNCKNSIRAGDDGLDPRQDLVSQLEKSQEKMMKLERDKVAISDEKAEVATERDHYKDKSERLNTQLNFILGADDRRLVDIDSILMENRYLKEQIKQLKEEKSMAVSALARYKNTFEKRKNKILKAQFPASYANTPKHAMPSLISDLIGHLSSSSPVPSTVADLQFLANSLSETLSEKDVALQHLRSANKILGHRVAELEKKLKTLEVSGLWSLQGHRGYGSTEVDELQLQALIPEQERQANGHDEDDQRAANENEQRESEPNSPSSPEWGVTDRGSTFDLNSLQGEVEEGMLVNVSGGSGDELEELTYLELSNVSDDYVHNQLDDVTPCRNRAVDVRNSCTKVEDHEEKSCNSEEQARLPENFNGEFETGVDSHCNRINDASHSLNVNETLEQAQHHSDEVGLE, encoded by the exons ATGACTTTGGCGAGAAGTGAGAGAGAATGGACCATTCTGGTGAACGAA tacaacatttgtaaaaagaaattaaacagtAAACGAGAGGCCCTTAAGATTCTCACCAGTGACTTGGAACTATGCCAGAGAGAAAGGGatatttacaaaaacaaaataaaacagctG CTGAAGGAGGTTGATGATTTCAAGAGGAAACAGGAGGAACAAGAAATTAAGCAAGCTCAAAAATCTAGTTCATTTTCACCTGCAAAAAAAGTAAGGTCACTAAATACT AGGGGGTCGTTGTTCTCTGGTAACAGTGTATGGGAACAAGAACTTCAGAATGTCagagaaagaaaacagaag ACTCTATCACAGCTGTTGTGTGAATCACGTGGTGAAAACAAAGCCCTGAAAAAAGACTTGGCTGAATTACATCAACTGTACCATGATTCTCAAGAGGACATTCAACTTTTGCGTGATGTAATAGCGAAGCAAAAGAACTGCAAGAACAGCATAAGAGCTGGTGATGATGGCTTAGACCCACGTCAAGATCTTGTATCTCAACTGGAAAAAAGCCAAGAAAAG ATGATGAAGTTGGAAAGAGATAAAGTGGCTATAAGTGATGAGAAAGCAGAGGTGGCTACAGAG AGGGATCATTACAAGGACAAGTCAGAAAGACTCAACACACAGTTGAATTTCATTCTTGGAGCTGATGACAGACGATTGGTTGACATAGATTCTATTTTGATGGAGAATAG GTATTTAAAAGAGCAAATAAAGCaattaaaagaagagaaaagtaTGGCAGTTTCTGCTTTGGCTCGGTACAAG AACACTTTTGAAAAGCGCAAGAACAAGATACTAAAAGCACAATTCCCAGCATCTTATGCCAACACTCCTAAGCAcg CTATGCCGTCACTTATCTCGGATCTCATCGGACACCTTAGTTCCAGTTCCCCGGTTCCTTCCACCGTTGCTGATTTACAGTTTTTGGCGAATTCGCTATCAGAAACATTGTCTGAAAAAGACGTCGCTCTGCAGCACCTGAGAAGTGCTAACAA GATCCTAGGCCACCGAGTGGCTGAACTCGAGAAGAAACTGAAGACTTTAGAGGTGTCAGGCCTGTGGTCACTGCAAG GTCACCGTGGATACGGGTCAACTGAAGTAGACGAGCTGCAACTGCAAGCGTTGATTCCGGAACAAGAGCGACAAGCAAATGGCCACGATGAGGATGATCAACGTGCCGCAAACGAAAATGAACAAAGAGAAAGCGAACCAAATTCCCCCTCGTCCCCTGAGTGGGGTGTGACTGATAGGGGTTCCACCTTTGATCTGAACTCTCTTCAGGGGGAGGTAGAGGAAGGAATGTTAGTCAATGTCTCAGGAGGCTCTGGAGATGAACTGGAAGAGCTCACTTACCTGGAGTTGAGTAATGTTAGCGATGATTATGTCCACAACCAACTGGATGATGTAACGCCGTGTAGAAATAGGGCCGTTGATGTCCGTAATAGTTGTACAAAAGTTGAAGACCATGAAGAAAAATCCTGCAATAGTGAAGAACAAGCAAGACTTCCAGAAAATTTTAATGGTGAATTTGAAACTGGTGTGGATTCACATTGCAACCGCATAAACGATGCCTCGCATTCTTTAAATGTAAATGAAACACTGGAACAGGCACAACACCACAGCGATGAAGTGGGTCTGGAATAA